The Gemmatimonas sp. genome contains the following window.
TCACGATCCTCGAAGCGATCGGCGACGGCGCGGATGCCACCAAGGATCCCGAAGCGCTTACCGAAGTGGTGCGCAAGTCGCTCACCAACGTCATTGCCCGCCTGTTCGCCGATCAGAGTGGTGTCGTTCGCGGTATCACCATCGGCGGTCGGCTCGAGTCGGCGCTGCTCGGTCTCTTCTCGCCGCGCTCGTCGAACGTCAACGCGCCGGTGCTCACACCGGAATCGCTGGCCGGCCTGCTGCGCGATCTTAATCAGATGGCCAGCACCTACTCGGTGGATGGCCGTCCGCTCCCGCTTATCACGCCGCCGTCGCTGCGTGTGGGCGTGCGCCGCCTGATCGAACCTGTGTTGCCCAGCCTCCCGGTGGTCTCCCTCGCCGAGCTCCCCGCGCAGATCACGCTGAGCAGTGTTGCCACCTGGGAGATGAACTGATGCACTTCAACACGGCCGAACGTTTTCGTGGCGTCGACCTCTCGCGCGTGGCCGATCGGGCCCGTCGCACGCTCGGCGACGATGTGATGATTCTCCATACGCGCACCGTGCGTGACGGTGGGGTGCCGATGGTCGAAGTCATGGCCGCGCCGTCCACCGCGATCGATCGTGTGCGCGCGCGCCTCGAGCCCACGCCGTTCCCAACCAACATGCGCCAGGCCGACGGTCGTCCGTATTGCATCGCGTTGGTCGGTCCGACGGGCGCCGGCAAGACGACGACCGCGGCCAAGCTCGCTGTGCGCCGTGGTATGTTCGGCGCGGCGCGTCCGGGCCTGCTCACGATCGATACCTATCGCGTGGGTGGCATGGAGCAGCTGGCCACGTATGCCGACCTCGCCGACGTGCCGTTCGAAGTCGTGTATGACGCGCGTGAAGTGGACGCCGCCATGAAGCGTCTCTCGGGCGCCTGCGATGTGATCATCATCGACACGCCGGGCCGCAGTCCGGCATCGGCCGAGCTCACCGAGCGCTGGCGTTCGCTGCTCGACGCGCTCGATCCCGACGAAGTGCATCTCGTGATTCCGGCGTCGTTGCGCGCCGACCTCGCGGTCGACATCGGCCGCGCCTATCGCGCCACCCGCAATCACTGCGGTGCCACGCACCTCATTCTCTCCAAGGTCGACGAAGTGCCGCGTGAATCGGGCATCAGCGATCTCGCGCTGTCACTCGAAATGCCGACGCGGTGGGTCACCGACGGACAGGACGTGCCCAGCGATCTCAAGCCCGGTGTGCCGCGGTTGCTGCGCGCCTGGGGACTCTCCGCTGATGCGGAGCCGGACTGGATGCCCGCATGAGCGGCTATCAACTCATGTCGCCGCCGCGTGGAACCGCGAGTGTGTCGCAGGTCGACGCACTGCTGGGCCGCGGCCCGCGCCACAGCACGCAGCAGGGTGGTGCGCCGAGTGGTGCGACGACGCTGCTGGTGGCCAGTGGCCGCGGTGGCAGTGGCACGTCGCTGGTATCGGCCTTGCTGGCCGTTGCAGCAGCCGGTGATGGTCGGCGCGTGTTATTGATCGACGCCGATGATTTTGTCGGACCGCTCGCGCTCACGTTGGGCGTGCAGGCCCGCGCGTCCTGGCAGGATCTGCGCGGCGGCCGCGTGTCGCCGACCGACGTGGCGACGCCGGTCAGCACCACGCTGACCCTCGTGGCCGGCGGCGCGGCGCGCCTCGCCGCCGACGGTCTCGCGCTGTCCGCCGCCGAACGTCGCGCCTGCATGCGCCGGCTCGGCGTTCTGGCTGATGGAATGGACCTCGTCGTCATCGACTGTGGGGCGCGCATCGACACCGTGCTGGCGGCGATCACGCCGCACGCCGACGAACGCCTCATCGCCGTTTCCGCCGGCAGTGATCCGGTAGGCCTTGCCTCGACCTACGCGCTCTGCAAAGCGGTGCACTCCCGTCACGGTGCCCTTCCGATGGACGTACTCGTCAATCGACATGAAGGGAGCGAAGCCGCTCGTTGCTTCGACGCCATCGACGCCGGTGCCCGTCAGTTTCTCGGAGTTTCACTGCGCCTTGCCGGCGCTGTTCCAGCTGATCCGACGCTCGATGCCGCGCTACGCGCGGGAATGCCTTTCCCGCATGCGGCCGCCGGTTCTCCGGCTGCGATTGCTGCTCACGAAGTCGTGATGCGCGCGCTGGCGACTGCTTCACTCTCCCGTTCTGGTACTTGACCGTGACTCTCGTTTCTACGCAAGGCTCTGCCACCATGCACACCAAGCTTTGGCAGTCATACCAGGCCGGCAACCAGACGGCGCGCGATCGACTTCTCGAGGAGCATCTCGGTCTCGTTCATCATGTGGCCCGTCAAGTGTCGCGCACGCTCGCCGTCCGCGCCGATTTCGATGAGCTGGTCAGCGCCGGGACGATCGGCCTGATGACGGCGCTCGAAGGCTTCGACTTCTCGCGCGGTCTCGCCTTCAGCACCTTCGCCGCCCCCCGCATTCGCGGTGCGATTCTGGACGAACTCCGCAAGCAGGATCATGTGCCGCGCTCGATCCGTCGCAAGACGCGTGAAATCTCAGCTGGCCGCGAGTCGTTTCAGCGCACGCATGGCCGTGCCCCCGACGACAAGGAACTGGCGCAGCATTTGAACGTGGACATGGACACGCTCTGGCGCTGGCAGGCCGACGTGGAAGGCGCGCATCACATCCCGCTCGACCGTACGCCGGGCGAGCGCGAGAACACGGCACCGGTGCCGGCCGAAACGCTCAGCAGCGGCGGCGACAGCGATGTCGAGGACAGCCTCACGCACGAACAGGAAGTGTCTCACCTCAAGGATGCGATCATGCATCTCAAGGAGCAGGAGCGCGTGGTGTTGTCGCTGTACTACTTCGAAGAGCTCAAGCTGCACGAGATCGCGAAGGTGCTCGAATTGACCGAGTCGCGCGTGTCGCAGATTCGCTCGAAGGCGCTCAGCAAGCTGCGCGTCGAGCTCACCCCGCTCCGTGAGAACGTGGCATGAGCGCGTTTAGCGGCAGCGCGCTCCGTGAGTCGATGCAGATGGTCGGCATCGGGCTCGGCGTCACGGTGATCGGCCTGATCGTTGGTGCCGTCGTCGTGTCGCCCGCCGTTTCTCACGAACAGCGTCTGCTCGGCATCGGCTCCCTCTTCGGTATCGCCGCCGTGGTCCTCGCCGCCCGGCTTGTGATCCGCGGCCTCCGCGCCCGCCCTACCAAGACCACCCGGCAGGCCCGCCACACCCCGGCCCCGACGATCACGCTGCGCGGCGGCAAGTCGTCGCGCACCCCGCGTGCCGTCGCCGCCCTCGCCGCCGCCGGCGCTGACCCCACCGAGATCGCCTGGAAAACCGGCCTTCCCGTGGATGCCGTGTCCATGCTGCTCGAGATCTCCGGCTCGCGCATGTCGGCGGTCTGAGCGACTGCCGCTGAACCAACAAAAGCAACAGCTACAGCGGGAACACGGAATGGACGGATGACACGAATGACACAGATAAGCACAAGCGATTTTTTCTTATCTGTGTAATCGGTGAAATCCGTTCCCTCCGTGTTCCCGCTGTTGCTTTTCGCTTTTCCGGCGCCGTCTCACCACCGCCCCCCTACGGCAACAACCGCCGAGGGCTCCGAACCACCCGGGCACGAGCGGCAGCTATTGCCGCCCTCCGGTCTCCCCGGTGACCGAGAACGGCACCTCGCGAAAGCATTCAAGCCCAAGTATCACAACAACTTAACAGAATTACCCCGGTCGGGCAATTCGTGGCCCGACCGTTGCTTTTTACCCTGGTGAGTTCGTGTACCCTTTCCAAACCACGACCATGCCCGGACCCGTTCGAACCAATGGAATGAGCAGTGCCGCCGCCGCCATGCAGATGCTGGAGCGGAAGCAGCAGGTGCTCGCCAACAACCTCGCCAACGCCTCCACCCGCGGATTCAAAGCGGAGACGGCGTTCGCCCGGCTGATGGACAACCAGCTCGCCAAGACCGACACCGCTCTCGATCTCACAGCGGGATCGCTGACCGAGACGCACAACAGTCTCGATCTCGCCGTCGAAGGGGACGGGTTCTTCGTCACCAACACCCCCAACGGCGAGCGCTTCGTCCGCAACGGCAGCTTCCGGCTCGATTCGGACCGCCAGCTCGTGGATGAACGCGGCAATGCGGTGCTCGGTGAAGAGGGGCCCATCGTACTGCCCACCGGCACCGTCGAGATCGGAGCGGACGGCACCGTCAAAGTGAATGGACGGGTACTGCAGCGACTGCGGCTCGAGCGCGTGGCCGATGGCGCGCAGCTCCTGCACGAAGGTGGCACCCAGTTCGTACCCGATGCCTCGCGCCAGACGATCCCGCCGGCCGAACGCACCGTGAAACAGGGATTCCTCGAGGAATCCAACGTCAACACGATGTCGGCGATGACCGACATGCTCGCCGTGCTGCACCGCTACGGTGCCGCTCAGAAGGCGCTTTCGACCATCGATGCCGCGCGCGGGACGTCCGTGAACGACCTCGCCAAGCCCGTTTAAGGAGAATAGGACATGGATCCGGCACTTCGCGCCGCCGCTACCGGCATGATGGCGCAGCAGACTCGCACTGAAGTCATCGCCAATAACCTCGCCAACGTGAACACGCCCGGCTTCAAGCGGAGCCGGGCACACTTCGAGGACCTGCTGTACCAGACCGTGCAGGATCAGGCCATCCTCGGCGAGACCGCGACCAACACCACCGCCGCCATTCAGGTCGGACGTGGTACGCGACTCTCCGGCGTGCAGCGCATGCACGAACAGGGACCGCTCGAACAGACCAACCGCAATCTCGACGTCGCGATCGAAGGCGAAGGCTTCTTCCAGGTACAGCTGCCGAACGGCGAAACCGCCTACACGCGCGACGGCAGCTTCCAGATCTCCGATCAGGGACAGCTCGTCACGAGTGCCGGCTACGGATTACAGCCGCCGATTCAGATCCCGATCGACTCGGCCGAGCTCACGATCTCCAACACCGGCATCGTCTCCGTGCGTCGCGGCAACGACATCGAACCGACCGAACTCGGTCGCATCGAGATCGCGCGCTTTGCGAATCCCTCGGGACTCATGTCGCTCGGTCAGAACTTGCTCGCGCCCACCGCCGCCTCGGGACAGCCCGTGGTCGGCTTCCCGAACGACGAAGGCATGGGACGCCTGCAGCAGGGCAGTCTGGAAGGCAGCAACGTCGAAATCGTGACCGAAATGGTCGAGATGATCGCCGCCATGCGCGCCTATGAGATCAACTCGAAGGCCATCAAGACGGCCGACGAGATGGGTCAGATCGCCAACAACATCACCCGATAGTCCGCCTCATGAAACTCGTGTTCATGCGACTCCTGGTCTCGATGTTCATGCTCGCCGGCGCGGTCTCCGTGCTCGGCGCGCAGGAACGCACGATCACGGTCTCGGTGGCGGCGCGTGCTCTCGCTCGCGGCGACACGCTGCAGGCCGGCGACATCGCGACCATGGACACGACGATCGTGTGGCGCTGGAACTCCGTTGCCCCGGATACCACGCGCGCGCTGCCCGGCTGGGTCACGCGCCGCAACATCGCCTTGGGCGAAGTGTTGCGCGCACCGGCCGTGATGCCGCCGCCCGTGATCACCAGCGGTACACGCGTCACGGCGATCTGGCAGGATGGCCCGCTGCGCGTGGTCGTCACCGGCATCGCGACCAACACCGCCGCCATCGGAGCACCGGTCGGCGTTCGCATCGATCCCACACGCAGGCTCGACGGCATTGCTGCCGGGCCCAATACCGTTCGCCTCCGTTGAAGACCCATCAGGTGAGGACCGTCTCTATGCATCCCACGCGTTTGCTCGTCACCACGAGCGTCGCTGTTGCTCTCGCCCTCTCGGCACATCAGCTGTTTGCGCAAGCCGCGCCGGTCACCGCGAGCGCCACCACCGTGCCACCCGTCGCGCCGATCAAGCCGCGTGAATCGTGGACCGCCGATCGTCGCAACTTCGCCGTCGGCGACATCATCACGATTCTCATCGACGACTACACGATCTCGACGGCGGTGAAGGAGAATTCCGCCTCCGACAACCGCACGCGCGGCTTGTCGGTGAACGCCAAGCTGCCCACCAGCTCCAAGCAGGTCGGCATCGATTCGCGCAACAGCGCCGATCAACAGCAGCGTGGCTCGGCGCGCCGTGAGAATCGCTTCCAGAACGAAATGAGCGTGCGCATCGTCGCGGTGGGGCCGAATGGTCTGCTGCAACTCAAAGGCACGAAGAAGATCGACATCGACAAGGCGCTGCAGGACATCGTCTTCACGGGCTGGGTGCGCGCGCAGGACGTGTCCACATCCAACGTGATCGAATCGAGCCGCGTGGCTGATGCGCAGCTGGGATACGCCTCGCCGGGACCGCTCGGCAAGCCGAAGCAAGGCATCATCACGAAGGTGCTCGGAGCGCTCTGGCCATGACCACGATGCAAGTACGCCACCTCGGTTTCAAGATCGTCCGCACCATGCTCGTCACTGCCGGCTTGCTGTTGTTGCCGGTCATGGCCCGCGCGCAGAACGACATCAAGATTCGTGATCTCACGAGTGCCGAGGGTGCGCTCCCGGTGCGCCTGGTGGGCTACGGACTCGCCGTCGGACTCGATGGCACCGGTGACCGCGCTATCGGCGGACAGACCGCCGGCCCCACGATTCAGAGCGTTATCAACATCCTGCGTCGCTTCAACATCGAAGTGCCGGCCGATCTCATTCGTATGCGCAACGTCGCGGCCGTGCTGGTGACCGCTGAAGTGTCGCCGTATCTGCGCGCTGGTGGCCGCTTCGAAGTGAACGTCGCCTCCATGGGTGATGCGCGCTCGCTGCGTGGTGGCACGCTCTACATGACGCCGCTCGTGGCCGATGCCAGTGGCGCGCCACTCGCGTCGGCGCAGGGTTCGCTGTTGGTGAGTGATGGCGGTGCGGCCACGCGCTACATGCCGTCGCATGAAACGTCGGCGCGCATTCCTACGGGTGGCGTGCTCGAAGCCGATCTCCCGCGCCCGGCCATCGTCGCCACCTCGCGCTTGCTGCTGCGCGAACCCGATCTTGGTACGGCCACGCGCATCGCCATCGCCATCAACGCCACGTACGGCGATAAGACCGCCACCGTGGAAGACGAAGGCTCGGTGATCGTGACGCTGCCTGATTCCGTGCAGAAGCCGACCGCGCTGGCCCGCATTCGTGATCTCGCCGTCAAGCCGGAGTCGCGTCCGCGCATCATCATCGACGGCAAGGACGGCACCGTGGTGGCCGGCGGCGAGATGATCGTCGGCTCGGCAACCGTGAGTCACGGCGCCATCACCCTGGCCATTGGTACCGAAACGGCCAACGACACCACGGCGATTCCGGGCAGTGTCCGCCTGCCGGCTGGTATTCCCGTGCAGCGTGTGGCGTCGGCCCTGCATGCCGTGCGGACGCCACCGAATGAGATCGCCGCCATCTTTGCCGCCCTCCGCGAAGTGGGCGCTATCACCGCCGAGGTCATCGTTCGATGATCGACCGCATCAATGCCCGTAGCATGCAGAGCGCGAGCGCGCCCGCGGCCCCACTGTCCGCGAAGGATCAGCGGGACGCCACGCTCATGAAGTCCGCCAGTCAGCTCGAAGGCATGTTCGTCCAGCAACTTTACAAGGCGATGCGCGAGACCGTTCCGCAGCAGGAAGGAATCGTTTCAGGTGGGGCCGGAGAGGACATCTTCACCGGACTCCTGGATCAGCACCTTGCTGCCGAGACTCCCAAGCAGTGGGAGCATGGGATCGCGCAGGCGCTCTACCGACAGCTGCGTCACGGCCTCCCCGCTGACGCACCCCAGGACTCCGTGACCACTCCTGATTCAAACACCCGCTGATGTCGACGATGACACTCTTCCCACAAGAACCCGCACCCCGCCTCGGCGTACCGACCGGGGCACTGCTGGATGCGCTGCACGATGCGCTGATCAGCGAGCGTAAGCTGCTCGATGATCTCATCGGGCAGATGCGGCGCCAGCGCGCGTCGGTCGCGGCGGATGACATCGAAGGCGTGGATGAAAGCACCTTTGCCACGCACCGCATTCTCGCCACGCTCGGTCAGGCGCGTACGCGTCGCCGGCAGCTCAACATCCTGCTGGGCGGGTCCGAAGACTGCACGTTGCGCGAACTCGAAGACATGCTCGGCGACCAGGTCGACACGCGACTGCGCGATGCGCGGTTGCGTCTTACGCAGGCCGCCGATCTCCTCACTCGCGAAGTGGGCATGAACCGCAAGCTGCTTCGCGAAGCGCTGACCAATACTGACCAGCATGTGCGCACCCTCGTGGGCGCCCCTGCCCTGCCCACCACATATGCCACCGAAGGGTTGGCCGCGCCCACCAGCGGTGCGCCTCGTGGTGTGCTCGTGAACCGGACCGCCTGACATGTCCTCCGGCCTGTTGAGCATTGCGCGCACAGCGCTTCTCACGCACCAATCCGCGCTCCAGACGATCTCGCAGAACATCGCGAACGCGGAGACGCCGGGCTATTCGCGCCAGGAAGCGATACTCGCCGCCAACGTGCCGGTTCGCATGCCGTACGGCAACGTCGGCACCGGCGTACATGTGGAAACGATCATCCGCAAGCGCGACCTGCTGCTCGACGATAGCTACCGCTCAGCCAGCACGCTGGCCGGCGGTGCCGAAATGCGTCGTGATCTCCTGGGTCAGGTGGAAAGCGTGTTCGGCGAACCGAGCGACGCCGGCATGGCCAGTGCGCTCGACGCGTTCTGGGGCTCGTGGAGCGACCTCTCCGCGTCGCCGAGCAGCCTGTCGGCGCGATCGGTCGTGCAGCAGCGTGGTCGCCAGGTGGCGCAGCTGTTCAACGAGTACGACACGCAGCTCACGCAGCAGCGCACGTCGACGCTGGAGCGACTGCAGAATACCGTGAGCACGATCAACTCGATCGCCACGCAGGTGGCTGAGTTAAACACGCGCATCATCACGTCGGAGAGCAACGGCAACACCAACAACGACTTGCGCGATCTGCGCGACATGAAGCTCGACGAGCTCTCGAAGATCGCCGGCACGCGGGTTATTCCGCAGCTCGACGGCGGTGTGTCGGTACTCATCGGCAATTCCACGCTGGTGCAGGGGGATACGGCGCGTCCGCTTTCGCTGAAGCTGGAGATGCCGGATCCCATGCCGGCCACGCCGCTCACCGATGTGAACGTGCGGATTCAGCTCGGCAACTCACCCGACCGCCTCGCGCCCTTGGCTGGCGAGCTCAAGTCGATGGTCGACGTGTTGAATGTCGATATTCCCGAGGCGCGCAGCCGCTTGGATGCCATGGCCGCGCAGTTCACGACCGCTGTGAACAACGTGCACACCACCGGCTACTCGTTCACCGGCAATACGGTGCCGGGTACCGCCGCCGGCAACTTCTTTGCCGCGGGCACCGTCACCAACCCGGTCACTGCGGCGACGATCCGGGTCGACAGCGCCATTCTGAACGACCCGCTCAAGATCGCCGCCAGCGGCAACGCGAACGGTCCGACCGACAACAGCGTGGCGCAGGGGCTGGCTGGCCTGCGGATCGTCGATGATACGGTCAACTGGACGTCGAGCACCGGTGCCACCGAGTCGGGCTCATTCTTAAGCTTCTTCCGCAGCATGGTCACGCGAATCGGCATTGATTCCGCCGCCGCGACCGACAATGCCACCGTGTACCGCAGTCTGGCCGATCAGGCCGACGCCCGCCGCCAGTCGGTCAGTGGCGTGAGTACCGACGAGGAACTGGTGAACATGATGCGCGTGCAGCAGTCTTATCAGGCGGCCACGAAGATGATCAAAGTGGCCGATGATATGATGCAAACGCTTCTCTCACTGGTCTGATACGCGATGCTCATCCTCGGACGTCGCGAAGGCGACTCGATCATCATTGACGGCGGGATTCGGATCGTCGTCGTGTCCTGCGACCGCGGCGGCGTCCGCATCGGCATCGATGCGCCCAGCCACGTCAAGATTCTGCGCGGCGAGATTGCCGATCAGGTCAAGTCGGAGAACGAGCGGGCGGCCGCCCCGGTGGCCACGGCATGGCTGGCCGCGCTTGGCGCGCCGACGAGTGCGCCGGCACCCGAGCCGGACGCCTGATGTCTGCGGGCGCGTTAGCCGATGCGGCGCGAGGCCTTCAAGGTGGGCAGCTCGATGAGGCAGCCGTAGGGATAGGCGTGTCCGTGTCCGTTGCTCCGCGCCAACAGCCAGCTGATCGCGCCCGCGTCGAGCGCCAGCGCATCGGCGTCGCCCTCACCAGTGCTGCCGTCGGTGGACACCTCGATGCGCACGACATCGCCTTCGGTGGAGAGCGCCATGCGGACACTCGCCCGCGCGGTGCCGTCGCGGCCCGTTGCCACGCGACAGGCTGCCGTCATGGCCACACACAGCGCGTGCTGCAACGCCAATGGATCGGCTCGCACCGGCTGCACGTCGTCGGCGACCACCACGGTACAGCCCACGTCCCGGTATTCGGGATGGTGCTCGAACAGCGCCAGGGCAGCGCGCACACTGTCGCCGGGCATCAGGGGCTCGAGATCGGCGTCGTCACGTCGCGGCAGCTGTCGCAACTGCTCCAGCAATCCGTCCAAGCGGTCGGCATCCATGCGCAATCCGGTGAGCACGCGCTCGTCGGGAACACGCGTCGAATCGAAGAGCGCGGCGATGGCCGAGACCGTCGCCACGCGATTGCTGAACGCATGTGCCAACCCGCGAAGCAAATCGTCATGTACCGAGAGCCAGCGCGCCGCCCCCACGTCGCTGCTCACGTCTGATCTTTCCACTCGCACTCCAGGATCTGCCGCGTGTTTGTCATCATAGGCCTGGTCATCGTGATGGGCTCCGTCATCGGTGGCTATTTGATGCACCATGGCGAGTTCGCCGTGCTCATCCAGCCCAACGAGTTTCTCATTCTCGGTGGTGCGGGACTTGGCTCCATGATCATTGCCAATCCGCCCGCGGTCCTGAAGGGTGTGGTGTCGCAGGCGCTTGGCCTGCTCAAGCCGAATCCGTTCGGTGCCACGGCCTATGCCGAACTGCTGCAGGTACTCTACGAGATCTTCCAGAAGGCCCGCAAGGATGGACTGGTCGGTCTTGAGTCGCACATCGAAAATCCCGAGTCCAGCGACATCTTCCAGAAGTATCCGTCGTTCATGGGCAACCACCACGCGGTGTCGCTGTTGTGCGATACGCTCAAGGTGCTCCTCACCGGCACCGTGGAAGACCATAATCTGGCCGAGATCCTCGACGTCGACCTCGAGAAGCATCATCACGAGGCGATGCTGGTGCCCAGCGCCGTGACCGCCGTCGGCGACGCCATGCCGGGTTTCGGTATCGTGGCCGCCGTCCTCGGCGTGATCATCACGATGGGCTCGATCGGTGGCGCCGCCTCCGAAATCGGTGAGAAGGTCGCCGCCGCGCTCGTCGGAACGTTTCTCGGCATTCTGCTCGCGTACGGCGTGTTCGGTCCGATCGCCAAGGCGATGGAGAATCGCATCGCCGCCGAACATGACTACATGCTCTGCGTGCGCACCGCGCTGCTGTCGTTCGCTCGAGGCGACGCACCGATGACCGCCGTGGAATTTGCCCGCCGCAACGTCGAACCGCACGAGCGCCCGAGCTTCACCGAGCTCGAAGAGCTGAC
Protein-coding sequences here:
- a CDS encoding cellulose synthase operon protein YhjQ/BcsQ translates to MSGYQLMSPPRGTASVSQVDALLGRGPRHSTQQGGAPSGATTLLVASGRGGSGTSLVSALLAVAAAGDGRRVLLIDADDFVGPLALTLGVQARASWQDLRGGRVSPTDVATPVSTTLTLVAGGAARLAADGLALSAAERRACMRRLGVLADGMDLVVIDCGARIDTVLAAITPHADERLIAVSAGSDPVGLASTYALCKAVHSRHGALPMDVLVNRHEGSEAARCFDAIDAGARQFLGVSLRLAGAVPADPTLDAALRAGMPFPHAAAGSPAAIAAHEVVMRALATASLSRSGT
- a CDS encoding FliA/WhiG family RNA polymerase sigma factor, which produces MHTKLWQSYQAGNQTARDRLLEEHLGLVHHVARQVSRTLAVRADFDELVSAGTIGLMTALEGFDFSRGLAFSTFAAPRIRGAILDELRKQDHVPRSIRRKTREISAGRESFQRTHGRAPDDKELAQHLNVDMDTLWRWQADVEGAHHIPLDRTPGERENTAPVPAETLSSGGDSDVEDSLTHEQEVSHLKDAIMHLKEQERVVLSLYYFEELKLHEIAKVLELTESRVSQIRSKALSKLRVELTPLRENVA
- a CDS encoding flagellar hook-basal body complex protein, with the protein product MSSAAAAMQMLERKQQVLANNLANASTRGFKAETAFARLMDNQLAKTDTALDLTAGSLTETHNSLDLAVEGDGFFVTNTPNGERFVRNGSFRLDSDRQLVDERGNAVLGEEGPIVLPTGTVEIGADGTVKVNGRVLQRLRLERVADGAQLLHEGGTQFVPDASRQTIPPAERTVKQGFLEESNVNTMSAMTDMLAVLHRYGAAQKALSTIDAARGTSVNDLAKPV
- the flgG gene encoding flagellar basal-body rod protein FlgG, yielding MDPALRAAATGMMAQQTRTEVIANNLANVNTPGFKRSRAHFEDLLYQTVQDQAILGETATNTTAAIQVGRGTRLSGVQRMHEQGPLEQTNRNLDVAIEGEGFFQVQLPNGETAYTRDGSFQISDQGQLVTSAGYGLQPPIQIPIDSAELTISNTGIVSVRRGNDIEPTELGRIEIARFANPSGLMSLGQNLLAPTAASGQPVVGFPNDEGMGRLQQGSLEGSNVEIVTEMVEMIAAMRAYEINSKAIKTADEMGQIANNITR
- the flgA gene encoding flagellar basal body P-ring formation chaperone FlgA, coding for MKLVFMRLLVSMFMLAGAVSVLGAQERTITVSVAARALARGDTLQAGDIATMDTTIVWRWNSVAPDTTRALPGWVTRRNIALGEVLRAPAVMPPPVITSGTRVTAIWQDGPLRVVVTGIATNTAAIGAPVGVRIDPTRRLDGIAAGPNTVRLR
- a CDS encoding flagellar basal body L-ring protein FlgH — protein: MHPTRLLVTTSVAVALALSAHQLFAQAAPVTASATTVPPVAPIKPRESWTADRRNFAVGDIITILIDDYTISTAVKENSASDNRTRGLSVNAKLPTSSKQVGIDSRNSADQQQRGSARRENRFQNEMSVRIVAVGPNGLLQLKGTKKIDIDKALQDIVFTGWVRAQDVSTSNVIESSRVADAQLGYASPGPLGKPKQGIITKVLGALWP
- a CDS encoding flagellar basal body P-ring protein FlgI, with amino-acid sequence MTTMQVRHLGFKIVRTMLVTAGLLLLPVMARAQNDIKIRDLTSAEGALPVRLVGYGLAVGLDGTGDRAIGGQTAGPTIQSVINILRRFNIEVPADLIRMRNVAAVLVTAEVSPYLRAGGRFEVNVASMGDARSLRGGTLYMTPLVADASGAPLASAQGSLLVSDGGAATRYMPSHETSARIPTGGVLEADLPRPAIVATSRLLLREPDLGTATRIAIAINATYGDKTATVEDEGSVIVTLPDSVQKPTALARIRDLAVKPESRPRIIIDGKDGTVVAGGEMIVGSATVSHGAITLAIGTETANDTTAIPGSVRLPAGIPVQRVASALHAVRTPPNEIAAIFAALREVGAITAEVIVR
- a CDS encoding rod-binding protein, encoding MIDRINARSMQSASAPAAPLSAKDQRDATLMKSASQLEGMFVQQLYKAMRETVPQQEGIVSGGAGEDIFTGLLDQHLAAETPKQWEHGIAQALYRQLRHGLPADAPQDSVTTPDSNTR
- the flgN gene encoding flagellar export chaperone FlgN, with translation MTLFPQEPAPRLGVPTGALLDALHDALISERKLLDDLIGQMRRQRASVAADDIEGVDESTFATHRILATLGQARTRRRQLNILLGGSEDCTLRELEDMLGDQVDTRLRDARLRLTQAADLLTREVGMNRKLLREALTNTDQHVRTLVGAPALPTTYATEGLAAPTSGAPRGVLVNRTA
- the flgK gene encoding flagellar hook-associated protein FlgK — its product is MSSGLLSIARTALLTHQSALQTISQNIANAETPGYSRQEAILAANVPVRMPYGNVGTGVHVETIIRKRDLLLDDSYRSASTLAGGAEMRRDLLGQVESVFGEPSDAGMASALDAFWGSWSDLSASPSSLSARSVVQQRGRQVAQLFNEYDTQLTQQRTSTLERLQNTVSTINSIATQVAELNTRIITSESNGNTNNDLRDLRDMKLDELSKIAGTRVIPQLDGGVSVLIGNSTLVQGDTARPLSLKLEMPDPMPATPLTDVNVRIQLGNSPDRLAPLAGELKSMVDVLNVDIPEARSRLDAMAAQFTTAVNNVHTTGYSFTGNTVPGTAAGNFFAAGTVTNPVTAATIRVDSAILNDPLKIAASGNANGPTDNSVAQGLAGLRIVDDTVNWTSSTGATESGSFLSFFRSMVTRIGIDSAAATDNATVYRSLADQADARRQSVSGVSTDEELVNMMRVQQSYQAATKMIKVADDMMQTLLSLV
- a CDS encoding carbon storage regulator, whose product is MLILGRREGDSIIIDGGIRIVVVSCDRGGVRIGIDAPSHVKILRGEIADQVKSENERAAAPVATAWLAALGAPTSAPAPEPDA
- the motA gene encoding flagellar motor stator protein MotA produces the protein MFVIIGLVIVMGSVIGGYLMHHGEFAVLIQPNEFLILGGAGLGSMIIANPPAVLKGVVSQALGLLKPNPFGATAYAELLQVLYEIFQKARKDGLVGLESHIENPESSDIFQKYPSFMGNHHAVSLLCDTLKVLLTGTVEDHNLAEILDVDLEKHHHEAMLVPSAVTAVGDAMPGFGIVAAVLGVIITMGSIGGAASEIGEKVAAALVGTFLGILLAYGVFGPIAKAMENRIAAEHDYMLCVRTALLSFARGDAPMTAVEFARRNVEPHERPSFTELEELTRKKAA